The Saccharopolyspora gregorii genomic interval TCCGGCCGGTTCAGCACCCGGACCGGCCCGCTGCGCAGCAGCGCGGTCAACCGTCGCCCGACCGTCGGCGGCGCGGTGCGCAGCAGCAACGTCACCGGGGCGCCCAGCACCAGCCCGAGCGGCGCGTACATGCCGATCAGCAGGTGCTGCACCACGTGCCCGCGGAAGTCCCCGCCCGCGAAGCTCGCGACCGGCGGCAGCAGCGCCACCGCCACCAGCGCGAGCCCGGCGGCGAAGCAGGCGGTGCGCCACCGGCTCCACCCGCGCACCGGGTTGCGGCGCCGCGCCAGCCCGGCGAGGTGCAGGTACCCGGCGCCGACCAGCACCAGCGCGAGCACGGACGGCAGCACCCCGGACGCGTGCGCGTCGTGGCTCATCGGGAACCACCTCCGCCGAGGTCGACCGCCCGTCCGCCGCGTTGCAGCAGGTACCCCGCCACCACCAGCAACGCCCCCAGCGCGAGGAAGCCCAGGTCCCACCACAGCCGGTGCGGCCCGTCGCGCACGTGGTGGATGCCCAGCAGGTGGTGGTCGAGCACGCCCTCGACCAGGTTGAACACGCCCCAGCCGACCAGGACCCACCCCCACAGCACCCGCGACCCCCACACCCGTCGCCGCCGGCGGGTGACCCGCGAGTGCAGCAGCGCCAGCCCGACGAGCACGGCGAGCCAGCAGACGGTGTGGAACACCCCGTCCCACACCGTGTTCATCTCCAGCCCGGAGGTGGTGGCCGGGTCGTAGTACCGGATTCCGATGGCGTCGTCGTCCGTGCTGCTCAGCATGTGGTGCCACCGCAGCAGCTGGTGCAGCAGGATGCCGTCGACGAACCCGCCGAGGCCGATCCCGAGCACGATCCCCGGTGCCCGGAGCGGGGCGGGCCCGCTCCCCGCCGCGGCGTCGATCCCCATCTCGCCCCCCTGTCGCCGGTCCCTCCCGGCCGAGTTCCCCGGCCCGGGGGACGCCCAACCGCGCGTGGCGGCCGCGCGTCCGGGTAGCCGACCGGCATGGGCAAGAGCAGCGCGGACTACGAGCGCGACTACACGGACCCCCGGCTGCGGGAGCGGTTGAAGGACGAGTTGAAGGACTCCGACGACGGCGGCGCGCCGGGGCAGTGGTCGGCGCGCAAGAGCCAGCTCCTCGCGCAGCGGTACGAGCAGCACGGCGGCGGCTACCGGCACCCGCGGCGGCGCACCCGCGCCCAGCGGGACCTGCAGCGGTGGACCGAGGAGCGCTGGCAGACCGAATCGGGTTCGGCGCGGGCCCGGCACGACGGCACCACCGAGCGGTACCTGCCGGAGGCCGCGTGGGAGGAGCTGTCCCCGCGCGAGCGCCGCGAGACCCGCCGCGCCAAGCGGGAGGCCTCCCGCCGCGGCGCGCAGCACGCCGCGAACCCGCCCGCCGCCAAGTCGGCGCGCAGGTCCGCCGAGCTCGACGAGCTCCCCGCCCGGGAGGCCGCGCGGCGCGCCCGCGAACTGCCCCCGCGCGAGGCGGCGGCGGCCGCGCGGCACGAGCGCGAGCACAAGGCCCGCAAGACCGTGCTGCGCGAACTCGACCGGACCTGACCAGGAGGCGGCGATGACCGACACCGACCGGCAGCTGATCGACGAGTTCGAGGAGCTCGTCAACATGACCCCCGCGGAGCTGGAGCGGTGGCTGGCCACCGACGAGTCGAAGAGCGCCGGGCAGTCCGGTGACGGGGGCGAGACCAAGGGCCACGCGTCCGGGCGGCGCATCGTGTCGCTGCTGCGCGAGAAGCGCGCCGAGCTCACCGGCGACGACCTCGCGCACATGCGCGAGGTCCGCGGCTACGTCAAGCGGCACCTCGCCCAGCGGCCGTCCGGCGACCCGACCCGCACGACCTGGCGCTACTCGCTCATGAACTGGGGCCACGACCCGCTCAAGTGAGCGCCGTTTCACCCCGCGGGCCGCGGGTAGGGCGGAGGGGGCGCACGGAAGGGAGTCGGTCGTGACCACACCACCGCAGCAGCAGGCACCGCCCGGAGTCACCGGGGAGATGGACCCGCATCCCGACCACGGCGAGCGGAGCTACACCGGATCCGGCCGGTTGACCGGCAAGGCCACCGTGATCACCGGCGCCGACAGCGGCATCGGGCGGGCGGTGGCGATCGCCTTCGCCCGGGAGGGCGCCGACGTGCTGCTGTCCTACCTCGACGAGCGGTCGGACGCCGAAGCGACCGCGCGCCACGTCGAGGAGGCCGGGCGCACGGCGGTCCTGGTGCCCGGCGACCTCGCCGACCCGGCGCACTGCCGGGCCGTGGTGGACCGCGCCGTCGAGGCGTTCGGCCGGATCGACGTGCTGGTCAACAACGCGGCGTTCCAGATGACCCGCGACCGGCTGGAGGACGTCCCCGACCAGGAGTGGGACTACACGGTGGCGGTCAACCTCAGCGCGATGTTCCACCTGTGCAAGGCGGCGCTGCCGCACCTGGGGCCGGGCTCCTCGATCATCAACTCGACCTCGGTGAACTCGGACATGCCGCCGCCGACGTTGCTGGCCTACGACGCGACGAAGGCGGGCATCGCGAACTTCACCGCCGGGCTCGCCCGGTTGTACGGGCCGCGCG includes:
- a CDS encoding SDR family oxidoreductase codes for the protein MDPHPDHGERSYTGSGRLTGKATVITGADSGIGRAVAIAFAREGADVLLSYLDERSDAEATARHVEEAGRTAVLVPGDLADPAHCRAVVDRAVEAFGRIDVLVNNAAFQMTRDRLEDVPDQEWDYTVAVNLSAMFHLCKAALPHLGPGSSIINSTSVNSDMPPPTLLAYDATKAGIANFTAGLARLYGPRGIRANSVAPGPIWTPLIPATMPTEQVEHFGEDVPLGRPGQPAELAGTYVLLASDEAAYISGARIAVTGGVPIL
- a CDS encoding DUF2243 domain-containing protein, which translates into the protein MGIDAAAGSGPAPLRAPGIVLGIGLGGFVDGILLHQLLRWHHMLSSTDDDAIGIRYYDPATTSGLEMNTVWDGVFHTVCWLAVLVGLALLHSRVTRRRRRVWGSRVLWGWVLVGWGVFNLVEGVLDHHLLGIHHVRDGPHRLWWDLGFLALGALLVVAGYLLQRGGRAVDLGGGGSR
- a CDS encoding DUF3140 domain-containing protein: MTDTDRQLIDEFEELVNMTPAELERWLATDESKSAGQSGDGGETKGHASGRRIVSLLREKRAELTGDDLAHMREVRGYVKRHLAQRPSGDPTRTTWRYSLMNWGHDPLK